The nucleotide sequence ACCCGGTGCTTCATGTTGCGCTGCGGCGACCGCTCGATGACCTCGGTGCTGAGGGTCTGCGATTGCGACGCCGGCCGTCGAGGGGCAATGGGGTATGTACGGTCGTAGCTGATGACGGGACGAGCCGGCGACTCGCTCCGTTGGCGCTGGTGTTGGTTGTGGTTCTGGTtgtccttctccttctgccTGTCATCCTCGAATCGGACCTCCTTGCGACGGAGTGGAAGACCGTATTGCACTGCTAGGAGGAGTCGGCGGGTGGATTCGCAGTTCATGGGGATTTGGACCAGAGTGGCCTGGTTTAGTTCGCGGTCGACGACGGAGTGTGCCATGTCGTTGATGGCGTAGATGTACTTGTCGACGTCGATGGCATATTGGTTTCCACGATCGCAGAGGGTATTGTCCTCATCAAAGGTCTTGATGGGATCTTCGCAGCGAGGGCAGTGGGCGGCATGGCG is from Aspergillus chevalieri M1 DNA, chromosome 8, nearly complete sequence and encodes:
- a CDS encoding uncharacterized protein (COG:S;~EggNog:ENOG410PYW2), with product MPAPVQMLEPVVRRLEHDEDYVVNAFERHAAHCPRCEDPIKTFDEDNTLCDRGNQYAIDVDKYIYAINDMAHSVVDRELNQATLVQIPMNCESTRRLLLAVQYGLPLRRKEVRFEDDRQKEKDNQNHNQHQRQRSESPARPVISYDRTYPIAPRRPASQSQTLSTEVIERSPQRNMKHRVIVYPSSSSSVRSSSSTRGSLYEEDLVDRVDRRRPSPRRNWPIDYHL